From the Callithrix jacchus isolate 240 chromosome 22, calJac240_pri, whole genome shotgun sequence genome, the window CTCCCAACAGCCCTGAGCAGTAGGGCCTGTTATTACCAGATTAAGGAACTGAGGTTCCCAAAAGATAAAGTGGCAAAACCAGATGTTTCAGACTCCACCCTCTGTGCTTTTGAACACTGATTCCAGGAATCCTGCCGGAATCGTCCTCAATATTCACCCTCACCCCCACAGACACAGTTGATACTCATTATTCATggaatttgtattttcaaatttacCTGCTTGATAAAATCTGTGGGTCGCCCCCAAACCAATACTCTTGGGACTTTTGCAGCTGTTTGCAAATACACACAGAGCGGTGAACAATTTGAGTTGCCTGAGGTATGCGCGCTCCCAGCTGAGGTTAAGGTGATGCTTTCTTTCCCTGATTTCAGCTCTCATTCTGTAAACAAGCATCCTTTCTGTGGTCTAGTTAGTGCCACGTTTTGCACGTTTTCGTTGATTTCTCGGTTTAAAATGTCCCCTCAGCACAGTGCTAAAGTGCCATCTAATGTCCTAAGTGCtagaaggctgtgatgtgccttatgGGAAAATACacaagactgggtgcagtggctcatgcctgtaatcccaatacactggggaggccaaggtgggaggaacacttgagtccaggagtttgagaccagtctgggcaagagagggagactccatctctacaaaaataaattaaaagaaaattatctgggcatggtaatgcatgcctgtagagcaccccagcaactcaggaggctgaagtgggaggatcacttgagcctgggagttcaagactgcagtgagctatggttgcaccactgcactccagcctaggcaacagagtgagatcctgtctcaaaaaaaaaaaatgaataaaataaattttgaaaaattaaaagagaaaacacacacattagaGAAGCTTCATTCAGGCGTGAGTTACATCATCATCAGCTGTGAGttcaatgcatatatatttaaaaaggtgTCTTTAAAGAGAAACACACCTAAAACAAGGTTATATCTTGATCAGGTGACAAAAACATGGCCTCCAAGGCCATCACCTTGGTCCAGGAACTGTCACCTTTTCCTGGAATGTTGCAGTCCCTTCCTCTCTGGCCTCCCTGAATCTGTCCCGTTCGAGTAGGCAGAGGAATCCTGTGCACATTCAAATCAGCTCAAGTCCCTCCTCTCTGCAGAGCCCTCTCATAGCTTCTGGCTCCCTCAGAGTAAAATAAAGTCCTCATCATGCCCCACAGGACCCAGTACAGTTGGCTCCGTTCATTCTCTGCCCTCACCTCCCACTCTCTCCTCACTCAGCTCCAGCCACACCAACCTCTTCACTGATCTTCAGACACACCAAaaagcctcctgcctcagggcctttggaCTAGCTGTACCCGCTGCTCCACACACACTTTGCTCCTTCCCTTCACCCTCACGGTCTTTCTTTAAATGTTACCATTTCAGTTAGGTCCTCTTCCCTGACCATGCTGTTTAAAATTGCAGTGCTACACCTTCCACATATACAATGCAACATTCCCGATTCTTAAtccttgctgcttttttttttttttggagacagggtcttgctctatcacctaggcttgAATGTAgcggcacaatcacggctcactgtagcctcaagctcctgggctcacagtcctcccacctcagcctcctgagtagctggaactacaggctcgtgccatcatgtccagctaacttttaaaactgttttgtagagatagggtcttgctatgttgtccaggctggtcttgaactcctggcatcaaacagtcctcccacagcctcctgagtagctggaactacaggctcgtgccatcatgtccagctaacttttaaaactgttttgtagagatagggtcttgctatgttgtccaggctggtcttgaactcctggcatcaaacagtcctcccacctcggcctcccagtgttgggattacaggcaggagccaccacaccttgccctTGCTTCATTTCTTCCCATGGCATGTAGCACCACCTGACAGcccatttctttattcatctttgttATGGAGACTTCCTGAAAAGAATGTAATCTCTACAAGGGCAGAAGTTTTTATCTGTTTAATTCATTGCTTATCACTTATGTCTGCAACAGTGCCTGGGTCATGATAggtagaaatatttgttgaataaataaactacATTTCCCAACACCCAGGAGATTGCTTGCACGTGATCAACACTGAACAAACAtctgaggaaaacaaaacaatgcgACACTTTTTTGGGACACTGCAAATCTGAAGGGTTGTTACTCACATTCTAAGGTAATATTTTATGGGAACCATGCAGATAATAGTGAGCAGTGCTTGACATTATCCTTGTAATAATGCTACGATAAAAAATTAtgaacccattttacagatgagaaagcacaGAGACTGTGAGTTTTATAACTTGTCCAAAGCAAGGATTTAGTGACTGAACACTACATCACTACATTTTACAGTCATGGGCAAAGATATAACAGCAAGGGACACTGAAGAAGGATGTTCATGGAGGGGACACAGGACAGAATATTTGATAGACAATACGGTTCAGGCAAAGAGACCCTTTGGTATGCTGAACCCCATAACTCTAGAGACTAGGGTGCTATTGATTCAGAGAGAGGAATGTTGGCAGAGGTGGGGTATTGGAAGAATGCGGGATGTAGGTTGGGTTGGAACCTCTGAGACACccttagcagtgtgagaatgaaccaTTCTGAGGAGCCAGTGTTAGCTGTGGTGAGTCACGGAGGTACACAGAATGTTTTCAGGGCAGAAGACTGTGGGCATGAGAGAATATTTTCAGGATAAACTATCATGGGAGTCTAGAGCCTTCTTGAGTGCAAAAGGTAGAAAGGTCTAGGATACTGGCATTGAATAAATACTTGAAGAGTTAGAGATGTTAAGGGTGGTCCACTGATGGGACGTATATTGTTGAGATGGGCTGATGGCAGTATTTAGACAGAACATTCAAGTGGTGATCGGGGCTCATAGAAGCCATGTATGACATTGAGAGACCGGGTCGTTGTCTGGGTTGGGACATTCAGGTTGTTGAGATGTTTCAGGGATGCAACATCTGGGTGACTACAGGCCTGGCAGTGCCTGAATGCTTCCGAAATATAGAATGTCAGCTGGGCCTGAGCATGTTTGAGGACAGGGATCACTGGTTCAAATCGAACACTGGGAGTAAGGGGCAGAGAAGGGCTGCACAGGAATGTGAGGGAGTCATGGCGAGAGGATAGAAGCAGGTAAgtttctcaacttttattttgggccctttgtccatttttgctgctGGGTTTCATATTTTCGAATTGTTTCACGGATCCACAGGATGTATCTTGAGACACGGGTGTAGACACCAGGCCGGTCAGGCTGCCCACATGGGAAGTCTCCCCAGGAGATGATGCCATACAGTGTTCTGTTACAGACCAGGGGGCCCCCAGAGTCACCCTGAATtggggggagaaagagaaagagaaagataggtCCTCACTGGGGCTAAACAAGGCAGGGACAGGGACATGTGGGGAGAGAGTAAAAGgtggagagagacacacacagagaaggaaactcaGAGAGGCAgagtcagacacacacactgtgaGAGAAAACAATGGAGACAGTGAGAAACAGATAAGACAAACACAGAGGGACAGACagcaagagacagaaagagggacagaaagacagagatagacccagagaaagagacacagagaaagaaatttctgtgtctttctctgttcctcagtttcattaaaatgataagaacttatttCATACCCATTTTTGTATCCCTGGTCTGGAATCCCACCTTGCACCCCTGCCCCACAGCAGCCGACTCTGCTTTTACTTAAGGTTCCTCTGTGCCTCTCACTATTGAGTGAACTCATCCACACCTGGGCAGGGTATGCAATACACGTGTGCATCTGTTTCTCTTGCTGGGCCCaaggcagacatcactaatcaatcgAGGCACATATCATTAATATGGTATCATACTCTTTCTCACTGAATCAAATCTCAGCTTCTTTATTGGATGGAGGTTGCTTTTTTGCTAGTGTagtatccatttcttcttatttaaaaaatattaaacatttattttaaaatttttatttactttttagagacagtgtcttgctctatttatttctttttgtttttgagacaggggcttgctctatcacccaggctggagtgcagtggcatgatcatacctcactgcagccttgaactcctgggctcaagtagtccttctgcctcagcctcccaagtagttaggactacaggtgtgcaccatcacacctggctaattttaaaacttttttttttttttttgtagagacagaatctcactatgttgcccaggctggtctcaaactcctgggctcaagtaatcctcccgcctcagcctcccaaagtgctgggattacaggcacgaactaCTGTACCTGGTCATTTCTCCTTATTTTGGTAACAGCCTCTCCTGATTTTTTCATCTGGGGAACTGCCCCTCTCCAGCCCCACAGTTAACCATGTGACTCAGGCTTGGCCCATCAGAGAACCCCACGGTTCTGGCGGAGTGATGGCTCAGGACACATGACTTAGGTCAGCCTCATCTAGTGAGGATCATGCTCAAGACTTTTGTGTGAACTATTGGAAAAGAGAGGTTCTCTTTCTAATAGGGTTGCCTAGAGGGTAGGATATAAGCTCAAAGCTGCTGGGGCCATCTTGTCTTGGGAAGAGCCTGAGAATGAAgccaaaacagaataaagaagagCTGAGCATTGAAAGAAAGACAGAATTCCAAACACACGATTTGCATACCTGGCTCCATCTGTGCCTAAAGCCAGACACCCTGGATTTTCAGTTATAAAAACCAGCATTTTGCTTAAGCCAGTTTGAGTTGAGTTTCTGTCACTCACAAGTGAAAGAATAGCAACTTTTATGCATCTCAACAAAGGGATCTGGGCAGCCACTCAGTTAAAGCTGGGGCTTATGATGAATCATTCTTGCCATCCCTGGGTGCCCCTTTTCATTTTGACCTCCTATGTGAGGGGACATTGCACCTTATAAAGATTGGTCCCCTAAAGCTGGAAACAAAGCCTTTCCCCCGCATCTGTTCCCACTTCCATTCTGGCTTTCTGTCCTGTTCAAGGCACCCAGCAGCCTCCTGGTCTCACCTCACAGGAGTCCTTGCCACCCTCTTTTGTGCCGGCACACAACATGTTGGCAGTGATCTTTCCTGGGTAGACTCGATGACACTCCTCATCTGAGCGAAGTTGGATGTTGGCACATTGTAGAGTTTTGGGGTAACTCactggggagaagagagagaaggtctAAGGTATCTGACCTGGATAGGATATGGGATGAAAGTTAAATAGGCAAGTTGAATGGGTAAAGAGCTGGTAGAAAATTGAGATGGGAAGAGAAGGATGGGAGAAGAGATGAGCATGTACCTGGGTAAAGCAATGGAAGTGACAGAAAAAGGGAGGGGCATGGGAGAGGCGAAGGGAGAGATGAGAAGTGGAGGGAAGCACAGGGAGGGAAGGGACAAGAGAATGGGAGGTTGATGAGAGAGTGGTGGAGCCAGTGATGGGGAAAGAAAGTTGGAGAGAGGGAGTTGGAATAGGGAGATGGTCAGAAATAGAGAATTCAAGATGGGAAAAGCAGGAACAGGGATGGGAAGAGTTATGGGAGAGATGGATAGAATGGTGGGAAGGGAGATGGGGCATGTTGGGGAGAAAGATACAAACGTGAGGCTGGGAGAGAGTCAGGGATTGCTACGGAGATGCAAAGGGCTCTTGTTGGTATATACATCAactttatattcatatatataatttattacacTTAATAAGTAATgatgtataattaaattaaattcaatTATTAGAAACTTCATTAATAaagcatatttaatatattaaacatcttataaattatagaaatataaaatttttatatgtatgaTTTATATACTATAAGTGATAAAATCATttagcatataaatatataaatgtataatttatatattatatatttatatctatattattgagaaatacatatttaaaatacataagtgataaattttatacttttaaaatacatttcatttataaaatttttgtataatatataaatatattactatataatacataatatacatCATAtagtatattcatataaatttgatctatttatgttcatatatattcacaaatttatatacatttataaaaaggaTACAgctaactttatatatatttatttacttatttatatttttatatataacggTGTCTACCTCAGAccttccctcccacctctgccactgTTTCCTCAGCCACTCCTATGGGACTTCAGGCCACCCATGTGGGTGCATACCCTGGGGGCTGGTGGTGGTGCCCCAGCCAGACACCCGACAGGTGGTGCCAGGAATTATGCAGTTGTTGTGGGAAAGGGGCAGGGTTTGGATGTAGCCTGTGAGCTGGACCGGGGACTGCAGCTCCAGAAGCATGATGTCGTGGTCGTGGTTCAGGTGGGTGGGGCTGCTCCGGTATTCGGGGTGGGGAACAGAGCGGACAACTTCCCTCACCTGCTCACCAGCCTCCACACGACCTAGGGCATGCTTGCCCAGGTAAACTTTGAGTCCCCTGTGGGTGCAGGAAGAGGGTGGTTAGGAATGAAGATGAGCTCACCTCCATCCCAATCCCAAGTCCCAACCTCTTCCCAGCCTCAGCCTAACCTCTTCTCCATCCTACCTTCCTCATCTCCAAACACATCACCCCCATCCTCAACTGCAACCCCATCCAAGTCACCTACTTTGATTCTATTCCCAGACCCAATCCCCATATCTCAACCTCAAACCTCATTCTCACCCCCAGGTCCATCCCCAACCCTAACTCTAACTCCATCTTCGAATTCAACTTTACCCACCCACAATCCCAGTCCCATTCTCATCCCTACCCCATGCTCCCCTGGCCCCCACATACTCCTTCAGACAGTGTGCGGCAGTGAGGACCCATTTGGAGTGGACTAGGACTCCCCCACAGAGTAGCCGCCCTTGCACTAGTAGAGCTGCCTGCCAGGGCTGAGAGTGGGGGAAGCAGGTGTAGCCACCTGGGAGAAACCCACTGGTCCCATTGTTGTTGAGAATTTTGGAAGATTCCTGAGAGATGCCTGGTAAAGAAGAGAGATTGTTAGGGAACTGGGACCCAGGGCGCAGAGGAGCCCTGGAGTTGTGGATCCTGGGCTTGGGGAAAGGATCAGACTATTGCCCTGGGTGACCAGAAACCGAAGCTGAATTTGTCAACCTCTGGCAGTTGCTATTCTCAACCAAGTGAAGATGAGTCAGGGCAAGGAGGTGACATTCTTTTCCAAAGAAGTGCCAAATCCTCCACTGTGGGTTTAAGAGAAGAGTCCACAAAATGAGGATGTTACTGATAGGTAAGCAGGAGCCTGACTTTCTCTTCATATGCATTTTCTGTATCATTCTCCCAGAGGATGGATTTCAGGAGGTAGATGTGAGACTGGCCTACACATCCACCTAGGCAGTATCTGTCCATCAATCTATCCGATCATCCATCCCCCATTCATCCTATTGATTTGTCCCTCCATCTACTCACTCATCTAGCCATTCATCCATTTAGGTAGTCATCTAATCAAgcatccattcacccactcattcatttatccatcaattcatccacccatctatccatccactcatccatctatccactcttccatctacccatccatccatccatccatctatccatccatccatttatccatccatgcatctgctcatccatttattcatccatctatgcatccatccacccactcatccatttatccatcaattcatccactcatctatccgtccactcatccatccatccactcttccatctacccatccatccatccatccatccatccatccatccatccattcattcactcatccatccacccactcgtccatttatccatccatccacctactcatccaattatttatccatccatccactcatccatccatccacccatccatccatctacccactcatccatccatccatccatccatccatccatccatccacccacccacccacccacccacacacacacacatggaataTTCTACTGATGACCCTCAGAATCTAGAGGTTGTATGTCTGGGTCCTTCTTAATTCTGAGAGCTCAGCT encodes:
- the KLK13 gene encoding kallikrein-13, which produces MWPLALAIASLTVALSGGISQESSKILNNNGTSGFLPGGYTCFPHSQPWQAALLVQGRLLCGGVLVHSKWVLTAAHCLKEGLKVYLGKHALGRVEAGEQVREVVRSVPHPEYRSSPTHLNHDHDIMLLELQSPVQLTGYIQTLPLSHNNCIIPGTTCRVSGWGTTTSPQVSYPKTLQCANIQLRSDEECHRVYPGKITANMLCAGTKEGGKDSCEGDSGGPLVCNRTLYGIISWGDFPCGQPDRPGVYTRVSRYILWIRETIRKYETQQQKWTKGPK